From a single Gimesia fumaroli genomic region:
- a CDS encoding Crp/Fnr family transcriptional regulator encodes MDKNFWYLKNCDLFERLSQDQIAQVERNSSVRQFGRGNLVYLPTESSDSVFLLLSGRIKLYHITGEGKQALLALIEPGELFGELAILGGGEREEYAEAMLKSTILRIPGPVIQELMQQHATVSLGVTKLMGLRRQRVEQRLKSLLFRSNRDRLTHLLLDLAEKYGRFTPEGVLIDIKLSHQELASIIGSTRETVTVLLGELQDERCIDIQKRHITLRKAQFLANSIDFKLTPALQSKPDQSGEYLLRGAEA; translated from the coding sequence ATGGACAAAAATTTCTGGTATCTCAAGAACTGTGATTTGTTTGAACGGCTGAGCCAGGATCAAATCGCGCAGGTCGAACGGAACTCATCCGTACGGCAATTCGGTCGGGGGAATCTGGTTTACCTCCCGACGGAAAGCAGCGATTCGGTATTCCTGTTGCTCTCCGGTCGGATCAAGCTCTATCACATCACCGGTGAAGGCAAGCAGGCCCTGCTAGCCTTAATTGAGCCGGGCGAACTGTTCGGTGAACTGGCAATCCTGGGGGGAGGAGAACGCGAAGAATACGCTGAGGCCATGCTGAAATCAACGATTCTTCGTATCCCCGGTCCCGTCATCCAGGAACTGATGCAACAGCACGCGACGGTCTCTCTGGGTGTCACCAAGCTCATGGGACTCCGTCGGCAGCGAGTGGAACAAAGATTGAAATCACTGCTGTTCCGTTCGAATCGGGATCGTCTGACGCACCTGCTACTTGATTTGGCAGAAAAATACGGACGCTTCACGCCCGAAGGCGTTCTGATTGATATCAAACTGTCGCATCAGGAATTAGCGAGTATTATCGGCAGTACACGGGAAACTGTGACAGTACTGCTGGGTGAGCTGCAGGACGAACGCTGCATCGACATCCAGAAACGCCACATTACTTTAAGAAAAGCTCAGTTCCTGGCGAATTCAATCGATTTTAAACTGACTCCCGCCTTACAATCTAAGCCTGACCAATCTGGCGAATACCTGTTAAGGGGAGCAGAAGCCTGA
- the rpsR gene encoding 30S ribosomal protein S18, translating into MSVGLSRKEIVKRRKKRARLKKKLKCRFCPDGNIPRPVYVDYKDLRTLRSLLDREGRILPRRRTGTSALYQRAVRRAVLRARFIGLLPYVAED; encoded by the coding sequence ATGTCAGTCGGTTTATCACGAAAAGAGATCGTCAAGCGACGAAAAAAACGAGCTCGTCTGAAAAAGAAGCTCAAATGTCGATTCTGTCCGGATGGAAATATCCCACGTCCCGTATACGTCGATTACAAGGATCTGAGAACCCTGCGTTCTCTCTTGGATCGTGAAGGACGTATTCTGCCTCGTCGTCGCACAGGCACCTCAGCTCTGTATCAACGGGCTGTCCGCCGTGCTGTTCTGCGAGCACGCTTCATCGGCCTGCTGCCTTACGTTGCAGAAGACTAA
- a CDS encoding NUDIX hydrolase, whose amino-acid sequence MKIRAKVIISLINQGQVLLSEGVDPIRDFHFYVPVGGGVEFGETLLAAAKRELSEELGVTGHELEFLNFHECIFEFQGIPEHEIMFHYFCDIDDAVREALPETGTESDGEPFQISWLTRTELETVREQLVPPPIIDDLSSRLL is encoded by the coding sequence ATGAAAATTCGTGCCAAAGTCATTATCTCACTGATCAATCAAGGACAGGTATTGCTTTCTGAAGGCGTTGACCCGATTCGTGATTTTCATTTCTATGTTCCTGTGGGTGGCGGTGTGGAGTTTGGTGAAACGCTGTTGGCGGCGGCGAAACGTGAACTGTCCGAGGAACTGGGGGTGACCGGACATGAACTGGAATTCCTGAATTTTCATGAGTGCATTTTTGAATTTCAGGGAATTCCCGAACACGAAATCATGTTTCATTATTTCTGTGACATTGATGATGCTGTCCGGGAAGCGTTGCCTGAAACAGGAACCGAGTCGGATGGCGAACCCTTTCAAATCTCATGGTTGACTCGAACTGAATTGGAAACAGTCAGAGAACAGCTTGTTCCCCCGCCGATTATTGACGATCTCAGCAGCAGATTGTTGTAA
- a CDS encoding SDR family NAD(P)-dependent oxidoreductase, translating into MIDEYSDRWALITGASSGIGLEFAHRLAARGMHLVLTARRQEQLEQLSSELLTRHGTKTEVIVLDLSEQDAPQKLYDEVKSRGVQVELLINNAGFSVVSDIASTDRERVMQMARLNMGALTELTYFYLPEMMERGHGAIINIASVAAFQPVAYMSAYAASKSYVLHFSEGLWAEARDKGVTVTALCPGTTQTEFFDVAGVEGWLKKHRFQTVDQVVKTGLKSLEKKRQYSVSGWGNYFLSLLVRIATRRTVVVESMKYFRPQPQKDKKKK; encoded by the coding sequence GTGATAGATGAATATTCTGACCGATGGGCTCTAATTACGGGTGCTTCATCCGGGATAGGCTTGGAGTTTGCGCATCGTCTCGCTGCACGGGGGATGCATCTGGTTCTGACCGCCCGTCGACAAGAGCAACTGGAACAGCTCTCATCAGAACTGCTGACCCGCCATGGCACAAAAACCGAAGTCATAGTACTGGACCTTTCCGAGCAGGATGCACCACAGAAGTTATACGACGAGGTCAAAAGCCGTGGCGTGCAGGTTGAGTTATTGATCAACAATGCTGGTTTCAGCGTGGTTTCGGATATCGCCTCGACCGATCGGGAACGGGTGATGCAGATGGCACGACTCAACATGGGCGCTTTGACCGAACTGACTTACTTCTACCTACCCGAAATGATGGAGCGGGGACACGGGGCCATCATCAATATTGCCTCAGTCGCTGCATTCCAGCCAGTGGCGTACATGTCAGCGTATGCGGCCAGTAAAAGTTATGTGCTGCATTTCAGCGAAGGACTGTGGGCCGAAGCACGCGATAAAGGGGTGACTGTGACAGCACTCTGTCCCGGAACAACGCAGACCGAATTTTTCGATGTCGCCGGCGTCGAAGGCTGGCTCAAAAAACATCGCTTTCAGACGGTCGATCAGGTCGTTAAAACTGGTCTCAAATCGCTGGAGAAAAAACGGCAGTATTCCGTTTCGGGCTGGGGCAATTATTTTCTGTCTCTGCTGGTCCGGATCGCGACACGGCGGACGGTTGTTGTCGAATCAATGAAGTATTTCCGCCCGCAACCGCAAAAAGATAAGAAGAAAAAGTAA
- a CDS encoding NAD(P)H-hydrate epimerase produces MPPVERLSRAEVRSVDQRTIEEFGLPGIALMENAGKGTFDLLLTLKVTGPVKICAGKGNNGGDGFVIARHLDNAGIPVQIFLLADPQQLTGDAAINYQVASRMGISIQADPDLSDPDAFRTFLSDGDWIIDAFLGTGVQGTIRSPFTTAIQIVNEAPGNKLAVDLPSGLDCDTGLPLGDCIIAALTATFVAEKKGFAVPESKQFTGTIHVVDIGAPRQIITDLLQKQSS; encoded by the coding sequence ATGCCCCCTGTAGAACGACTCAGCCGTGCCGAAGTCCGTAGCGTAGATCAACGTACCATTGAAGAATTTGGGCTGCCGGGAATTGCATTAATGGAAAATGCCGGGAAGGGTACGTTTGATTTGCTGTTAACCCTGAAAGTTACTGGCCCCGTTAAAATTTGTGCCGGCAAAGGCAATAATGGAGGCGACGGATTTGTCATCGCCCGCCACCTCGATAACGCCGGGATTCCGGTGCAGATCTTTCTATTAGCCGATCCACAGCAACTGACGGGAGACGCTGCTATCAATTATCAGGTCGCGTCTCGCATGGGAATCTCTATTCAGGCCGACCCTGATTTAAGTGATCCGGATGCCTTTCGCACATTTCTGAGCGATGGCGACTGGATTATCGACGCTTTCCTGGGAACCGGCGTTCAAGGCACCATTCGCTCCCCGTTTACGACAGCCATTCAAATCGTCAACGAAGCTCCGGGAAACAAACTAGCCGTCGATCTCCCTTCCGGCCTCGACTGTGATACAGGGCTACCGCTCGGCGACTGCATCATCGCTGCGCTGACTGCTACATTCGTCGCGGAGAAAAAAGGGTTTGCTGTTCCTGAATCGAAACAATTCACGGGCACCATTCATGTTGTCGATATCGGCGCACCCCGGCAAATCATCACCGATCTCCTGCAAAAACAGTCTTCCTGA
- a CDS encoding GNAT family N-acetyltransferase, with protein sequence MNITVRQIELNDVTGFHNALSSVAAEKKYLLTVEPPPLDRVHDFVSKNVEQNHAQYVAVAGDSVVGWADIVPASRQSMEHVGRLGMGVIAEYRGRGIGDQLLKDAIAHAWRQGLKRLELEVFADNKAAINLYRKHSYQVEGVKRYARYLDDAYQDVVIMAQYRV encoded by the coding sequence ATGAATATCACAGTCAGGCAAATTGAATTGAACGATGTGACAGGTTTTCACAATGCTTTGTCGAGTGTGGCTGCCGAGAAGAAATATCTGTTGACGGTGGAGCCGCCTCCATTGGATCGAGTGCATGACTTTGTGTCAAAGAATGTTGAACAGAATCATGCTCAATATGTTGCCGTCGCAGGAGATTCGGTTGTGGGCTGGGCTGACATTGTTCCTGCCTCACGTCAATCGATGGAACATGTCGGCAGACTGGGGATGGGAGTGATTGCAGAGTATCGAGGTCGAGGCATTGGCGATCAACTTTTGAAGGATGCGATTGCGCACGCCTGGCGGCAGGGGTTAAAGCGTCTCGAACTGGAAGTGTTCGCTGATAATAAAGCTGCGATAAATCTCTATCGAAAGCACAGCTATCAGGTTGAGGGAGTGAAACGCTATGCGCGGTATTTGGATGATGCTTATCAGGACGTCGTCATAATGGCTCAGTATCGTGTTTGA
- a CDS encoding zf-HC2 domain-containing protein codes for MNKNNPIEHQPESEAEWSTCPAGSLCRFVSVMKKRKQISHLITGAEILTACLAVGFIGFLGINQLSGSANLSNQQAEHAPKKPCPGGLYCKDVLAHAKEYVAHTLDQNLTQKVDAHLADCPHCQKKIDQLKANAHNNAGDQKAALQKQAAWEAYLLALNQ; via the coding sequence ATGAACAAAAACAACCCCATCGAACACCAACCCGAATCTGAAGCGGAGTGGAGTACCTGCCCGGCAGGTAGTCTGTGCCGGTTTGTCTCTGTCATGAAAAAGCGGAAACAGATCAGCCATCTGATTACGGGCGCAGAAATTCTCACGGCCTGTCTGGCGGTCGGTTTCATTGGCTTTCTGGGCATCAATCAACTCTCCGGCTCAGCAAATCTCTCAAATCAGCAAGCTGAGCATGCTCCGAAAAAACCCTGTCCGGGAGGCCTGTATTGCAAAGATGTGCTGGCACATGCGAAAGAATATGTTGCTCATACGCTGGATCAGAATTTGACACAAAAAGTTGATGCACACTTGGCAGATTGCCCGCATTGCCAAAAAAAGATTGATCAACTGAAAGCAAACGCGCACAATAACGCAGGCGATCAGAAAGCCGCCTTACAAAAACAGGCCGCTTGGGAAGCCTATCTGCTGGCGTTAAACCAATAG
- the scpB gene encoding SMC-Scp complex subunit ScpB: MSQNEELPEVNDSVSNEDDFLAAFASTGPVDESLDEDFERALEALEAVERDLELPEIPADTEESAESKPASSQSQSKREARIPPRQIIEAALFVGGNPLTTKKLCSLLNDEYSSSYVDDLLDDLNRQYNDEARPYEIRMEEGGYRLILRYDFERIRNRVFGFGPKEIKLSQDALEVLALVAYHQPITKDSIVEAGKDKAAGILRQLLRRELIAIEREEDKKAEVRYITTARFLQVFGLGNVEELPYSESLSHK; encoded by the coding sequence ATGTCTCAGAATGAAGAACTGCCGGAAGTCAACGATAGTGTCTCTAACGAGGATGATTTTCTTGCTGCCTTCGCTTCAACAGGACCGGTCGATGAAAGTCTGGATGAGGATTTTGAACGGGCTTTGGAAGCATTAGAAGCCGTCGAACGGGATCTGGAACTTCCTGAAATCCCCGCTGACACGGAGGAGTCTGCCGAGAGTAAACCAGCCAGTTCTCAGTCGCAATCGAAGCGGGAAGCCCGCATTCCCCCCCGGCAGATCATTGAAGCAGCGCTATTTGTCGGCGGAAATCCGCTCACCACCAAGAAGCTCTGTTCGCTCTTGAATGATGAATATTCGTCGTCTTATGTAGACGATCTGCTGGATGACCTGAATCGTCAATACAACGACGAAGCACGACCTTATGAAATACGCATGGAAGAAGGCGGCTATCGACTCATTCTGCGATACGATTTCGAACGCATCCGCAATCGTGTATTTGGCTTTGGTCCCAAAGAGATTAAGCTCTCACAAGACGCGTTAGAAGTACTGGCGCTCGTCGCCTACCATCAACCGATCACGAAAGACTCCATCGTCGAAGCCGGTAAAGACAAAGCCGCCGGCATCCTGCGCCAACTCTTGCGGCGCGAACTGATCGCCATTGAACGTGAAGAAGACAAAAAAGCGGAAGTCCGCTACATCACCACCGCCCGCTTCCTACAAGTCTTCGGCTTAGGAAATGTCGAAGAACTCCCCTACAGTGAATCGTTGAGTCATAAATAA
- a CDS encoding DUF6386 family protein produces MDQTFQFFTDTATLAIFDPQCLQHRAADIVDWWCDDVGQLEEVKTGVIALVSLGGDGVYQARITDDELTSDERDYAAELVENLGVDVVSGALFIGPGECLPGGDAQFSSVNEERGILLKIPNGKYCIEVYSIDWFESPRWWTENQQPPENAPADYVAVLRSRMAPLDEINSEPRFTGDTDQFLFESATRLIGPQPGMVLSTKVRKGPHGLTLRECGPCDYTPSLIDYSDVAWKDTIRFQVISVDHEAREMTGEFLEKVEAM; encoded by the coding sequence ATGGACCAAACGTTTCAATTTTTTACTGACACGGCAACGCTTGCTATCTTTGATCCACAGTGTCTGCAACATCGTGCCGCTGATATTGTTGACTGGTGGTGTGACGATGTTGGCCAGCTCGAAGAAGTCAAAACGGGTGTGATTGCCCTTGTTTCACTGGGCGGCGATGGAGTTTATCAAGCACGCATTACAGACGATGAATTAACTTCCGATGAACGGGATTATGCTGCAGAACTGGTAGAGAATCTGGGGGTGGATGTTGTGTCCGGCGCGCTCTTCATTGGACCCGGTGAATGTTTGCCGGGAGGCGATGCACAATTCAGTTCAGTTAATGAAGAACGCGGTATCTTACTTAAGATTCCCAATGGAAAATATTGTATTGAGGTCTATTCAATTGATTGGTTTGAATCTCCTCGCTGGTGGACCGAAAATCAACAACCTCCTGAGAATGCGCCGGCGGATTATGTTGCGGTACTTCGCTCACGGATGGCTCCTCTGGATGAAATCAATTCTGAGCCTCGATTTACTGGAGACACAGATCAATTTCTGTTCGAATCAGCAACACGGCTGATTGGCCCTCAGCCGGGCATGGTCCTCTCAACGAAGGTCCGCAAAGGCCCCCACGGCCTTACACTCAGGGAATGCGGTCCCTGCGATTATACGCCGTCGTTGATCGACTATTCGGATGTGGCCTGGAAAGATACGATTCGCTTTCAAGTGATTTCAGTAGACCACGAAGCGCGAGAGATGACAGGTGAATTCCTGGAAAAGGTCGAAGCAATGTAA
- a CDS encoding 6-pyruvoyl trahydropterin synthase family protein: protein MTIMRRVKFNAGHRLFRHEGKCQFFHGHNYVADFYVTGPETDAVGRIIDFAQLKALLKGWIDENWDHGFLLNVEDENGLNAIRMVEPTKYFVLPYNPTAENMARYLLDEVCPSVLNDLGVQAVKVVIWETEESCAEATIDQDEKREHSLFDAFQTDSFPTGLNW from the coding sequence ATGACAATCATGCGTCGGGTCAAGTTCAATGCGGGACACCGTCTCTTTCGCCATGAAGGAAAATGCCAGTTTTTTCACGGGCATAACTATGTCGCCGACTTCTATGTGACCGGCCCGGAAACCGACGCCGTCGGGCGGATTATTGATTTTGCTCAGTTGAAAGCCCTGCTCAAAGGCTGGATCGATGAAAACTGGGACCACGGGTTTCTACTCAACGTCGAAGACGAAAACGGCCTGAACGCAATCCGCATGGTCGAACCGACTAAATACTTCGTGCTGCCTTATAATCCAACCGCGGAAAATATGGCCCGCTATCTACTGGATGAAGTCTGTCCGAGCGTGCTCAATGATCTCGGCGTGCAGGCCGTCAAAGTCGTGATCTGGGAAACAGAAGAATCCTGTGCCGAAGCGACCATCGATCAGGACGAAAAACGGGAGCACAGCCTGTTCGACGCCTTTCAAACCGACTCTTTTCCTACCGGCTTGAACTGGTAG
- the rpsN gene encoding 30S ribosomal protein S14, with product MASKSKIEKQKRNAKLVAKYAALREELIAKGDYAGLAKLPRNSSKTRLRRLCQLTGRPRGNYRKFQISRIALRDMALDGLIPGMKKSSW from the coding sequence ATGGCTTCCAAATCAAAGATTGAAAAACAAAAGAGAAACGCAAAGCTCGTAGCAAAGTATGCAGCATTACGAGAAGAATTAATTGCTAAAGGTGATTACGCAGGTCTGGCTAAACTGCCTCGTAATTCCAGCAAAACACGTCTTCGTCGTTTATGCCAGTTGACCGGTCGTCCTCGTGGTAATTACCGCAAGTTCCAGATTTCTCGTATTGCGTTGCGAGATATGGCGTTAGACGGCCTGATTCCAGGCATGAAGAAATCAAGCTGGTAA